One Deltaproteobacteria bacterium DNA window includes the following coding sequences:
- a CDS encoding peroxiredoxin: MGLLDSLLGAGTGLGAGDRAPAFTLEDQDGRPVALADFRGRKSVVVYFYPKDDTPGCTREACAFRDHYEAFLDAGAEVLGISSDPPASHERFAGKHRLPFRLLADPGGKVRAAFRVPRTAGLLPGRVTYVIDREGVIRHAFSSQLAATRHVGEALAVLRGL; encoded by the coding sequence ATGGGCCTGCTCGACTCGCTGCTCGGGGCCGGCACCGGGCTCGGCGCCGGCGACCGGGCGCCCGCGTTCACGCTCGAGGACCAGGACGGCCGTCCGGTCGCGCTCGCCGACTTCCGGGGCCGGAAGAGCGTCGTCGTCTACTTCTACCCGAAGGACGACACGCCGGGCTGCACCCGGGAGGCGTGTGCGTTCCGAGACCACTACGAGGCCTTCCTCGACGCCGGGGCCGAGGTGCTCGGGATCAGCAGCGACCCGCCGGCCTCGCACGAGCGCTTCGCCGGCAAGCACCGGCTGCCCTTCCGGCTCCTGGCCGATCCGGGCGGAAAGGTGCGCGCAGCCTTCCGCGTGCCGCGGACGGCGGGGCTCCTTCCCGGCCGGGTCACCTACGTGATCGACCGGGAAGGAGTGATCCGCCACGCCTTCAGCTCACAGCTCGCGGCCACCCGCCACGTCGGCGAGGCGCTCGCGGTGCTCCGCGGGCTGTGA
- a CDS encoding SDR family NAD(P)-dependent oxidoreductase, with amino-acid sequence MRVVLVGATGGIGRALARRLAARGDRLFLLGRDATSLARSALDLEAHGAPPPVGVGACDLLEPAGFGPALDRAVAALGGLDAVVVTAGAFGTQEVLEQDAALRARVLAANFAGTIELCEAARLRLLAAGGGTLCVFSSVAGDRARRRVVLYGATKAGLSYYLAGLDARFRRAGLRTVCVKPGFVRTAMTAGLPEPPFAADADAVAARALRAIDRGWPVVHAPAVWRLVLLAIRALPRAALRRLEL; translated from the coding sequence GTGAGGGTGGTGCTGGTCGGTGCGACCGGCGGGATCGGGCGCGCGCTCGCGCGGCGCCTGGCGGCGCGCGGCGACCGCCTCTTCCTGCTCGGCCGCGACGCGACCTCGCTCGCGCGCAGCGCGCTCGACCTGGAGGCGCACGGGGCACCGCCTCCGGTCGGTGTCGGAGCGTGCGACCTCCTCGAGCCGGCCGGCTTCGGGCCCGCTCTCGACCGCGCCGTGGCCGCGCTCGGCGGCCTCGACGCGGTGGTGGTGACGGCCGGCGCCTTCGGCACCCAGGAGGTGCTGGAGCAGGACGCGGCGCTCCGCGCGCGCGTGCTCGCCGCCAACTTCGCCGGCACGATCGAGCTGTGCGAGGCCGCGCGCCTGCGGTTGCTGGCCGCCGGCGGCGGCACGCTCTGCGTCTTCTCCTCGGTGGCCGGCGACCGCGCGCGGCGCCGCGTCGTGCTCTACGGTGCCACCAAGGCCGGCCTCTCGTACTACCTCGCGGGCCTCGACGCGCGCTTCCGGCGCGCGGGCCTGCGCACCGTGTGCGTGAAGCCGGGCTTCGTGCGCACCGCGATGACCGCGGGGCTCCCCGAGCCGCCCTTCGCCGCCGATGCCGACGCGGTTGCCGCGCGGGCGCTGCGTGCGATCGACCGCGGCTGGCCGGTCGTCCATGCGCCGGCGGTCTGGCGCCTCGTGCTGCTCGCGATCCGCGCCCTCCCGCGCGCGGCGCTGCGACGCCTCGAGCTCTGA
- a CDS encoding FAD-binding oxidoreductase: protein MRVPARLAQGEDLEAITRDAVLTRGLGRAYGDAALPPRPGARVAGSRLADRVLALDEARAVLRAEAGISLLRLHQLLLPRRLLVPVVPGTAFVTLGGMVAADVHGKNHHLAGSFGDHVRALRMRLASGEVREVRAPEQEDLLRATIGGMGLTGHILEVEIDLARIPSPWLIEEREVFPDLESLLAGLLADGARWPYTVAWADALARGAALGRGVVSRARFAEPPEAPEGVPARGRHTSVPLDLPWLPRFGVALHNRLRLAATHSGRRTVSPYASFHPLDAAGNWNRLYGRHGFTQHQCVIPREAGTEPVHELFRVLARTGASSYLVVIKDFGREGRGLLSFPRPGITVCLDLPLADPRTRPAVEALDEVVIAAGGRIYLAKDQLTGPAPFRRLEPRLEAFLAARRRFDPERRLSSALAVRLFGDPA, encoded by the coding sequence GTGCGCGTCCCCGCGCGCCTCGCGCAGGGCGAGGATCTCGAGGCGATCACGCGCGACGCCGTCCTGACCCGCGGACTCGGGCGCGCCTACGGGGACGCCGCACTGCCGCCGCGCCCGGGCGCCCGCGTCGCGGGCTCGCGCTTGGCCGATCGCGTGCTCGCGCTCGACGAGGCGCGCGCCGTGCTGCGCGCCGAGGCCGGGATCTCGCTCCTGCGCCTGCATCAGCTCCTGCTGCCGCGTCGCCTTCTCGTGCCGGTCGTACCGGGCACGGCGTTCGTGACGCTCGGCGGAATGGTCGCCGCTGACGTGCACGGCAAGAACCATCACCTGGCCGGCTCCTTCGGCGACCACGTCCGCGCGCTGCGCATGCGGCTTGCGAGCGGCGAGGTCCGCGAGGTGCGCGCGCCGGAGCAGGAGGACCTGCTGCGCGCCACGATCGGCGGCATGGGCCTCACGGGGCACATCCTCGAGGTCGAGATCGACCTCGCGCGGATCCCGAGCCCGTGGCTGATCGAGGAGCGCGAGGTCTTTCCGGATCTCGAGAGCCTCCTTGCGGGACTGCTCGCCGACGGCGCCCGCTGGCCCTACACCGTCGCCTGGGCGGACGCCCTCGCGCGCGGCGCGGCGCTCGGGCGCGGCGTCGTGAGCCGCGCGCGCTTCGCGGAGCCGCCCGAGGCGCCGGAGGGGGTGCCCGCACGCGGTCGCCATACGTCGGTTCCCCTGGACCTCCCGTGGCTGCCGCGCTTCGGCGTGGCGCTCCACAACCGCCTGCGGCTGGCCGCCACGCACAGCGGCCGGCGTACGGTGTCGCCCTACGCGTCGTTCCATCCCCTCGACGCCGCCGGCAACTGGAACCGCCTGTACGGGCGGCACGGCTTCACGCAGCACCAGTGCGTGATCCCGCGCGAGGCGGGAACGGAGCCGGTGCACGAGCTGTTCCGCGTGCTGGCCCGGACCGGCGCCAGCAGCTACCTGGTCGTGATCAAGGACTTCGGCCGCGAGGGGCGCGGCCTGCTCTCGTTCCCGCGGCCCGGCATCACGGTGTGCCTCGACCTCCCGCTCGCCGACCCGCGCACGCGCCCCGCCGTGGAAGCGCTCGACGAGGTCGTGATCGCGGCGGGCGGACGCATCTACCTGGCCAAGGACCAGCTCACCGGGCCCGCGCCGTTCCGGCGCCTGGAGCCACGGCTCGAGGCGTTCCTGGCCGCACGCCGGCGCTTCGATCCGGAGCGCCGGCTCTCGAGCGCGCTCGCGGTGCGGCTCTTCGGGGATCCCGCGTGA
- a CDS encoding AMP-binding protein — MGARPHDTIRRKKEGITMWTPSERARRDPGGLALDDGVRRRSWAELDDRVRRWARLLREDLGLAPGDHAAVLLGNRAEGVEAILAAIQAGIWMTPINWHLAPDEIAYVVRDSGARVLFTDPEHEAVARSAGGATVLVAGDELERALAGARDEPMPLEGPAGGNMIYTSGTTGRPKGVRRLQAASLGQALAGQQAYARQIACDGSGPHLVTGPLYHAAPLMFAIYDQACGAPILVLPRWDERAALGTIVEREVHHTHLVPTMFVRLLRLPEAERGAFRAPALHTVLHGAAPVAPAVKRRMIEWWGPVLYEYWGGTEGGVTTFADSAGWLAHPGTVGRALPHFEVFAVDAEGHRLPAGREGPLYARHRTTTDLFEYHGDPAKTAAAFLDPYTHTLGDVGRVDPDGWVHLTDRSAHLIISGGVNIYPAEIEAVLVEHPAVLDVGVFGVPDEEWGEQVKAAVELAPGHVASEALAAELIAFARTRLAAYKAPRSIDFEDALPRTPAGKLYVRRLRDRYWQGRERQI, encoded by the coding sequence GTGGGAGCCCGACCCCATGACACCATCCGGCGCAAGAAGGAGGGCATCACGATGTGGACCCCGTCCGAACGGGCGCGCCGGGATCCCGGGGGCCTGGCGCTCGACGACGGCGTCCGTCGCCGCTCCTGGGCCGAGCTCGACGATCGCGTCCGTCGCTGGGCGCGGCTCCTGCGCGAGGACCTGGGGCTCGCACCCGGGGACCACGCCGCGGTCCTGCTCGGCAACCGCGCAGAGGGCGTCGAGGCGATCCTGGCCGCGATCCAGGCCGGGATCTGGATGACGCCCATCAACTGGCACCTGGCGCCCGACGAGATCGCCTACGTGGTGCGCGACTCGGGTGCCCGCGTGCTCTTCACCGACCCCGAGCACGAGGCCGTCGCGCGCAGCGCCGGCGGCGCAACGGTGCTCGTCGCGGGCGACGAACTCGAGCGCGCGCTCGCGGGCGCCCGCGACGAGCCGATGCCGCTCGAGGGCCCCGCCGGCGGCAACATGATCTACACGAGCGGCACGACCGGCCGCCCGAAGGGCGTCAGACGCCTCCAGGCCGCGAGCCTCGGCCAGGCGCTCGCGGGACAGCAGGCCTACGCGCGCCAGATCGCCTGCGACGGCAGCGGGCCGCATCTCGTCACCGGCCCGCTCTACCACGCCGCGCCGCTCATGTTCGCGATCTACGACCAGGCCTGCGGCGCGCCGATCCTGGTGCTGCCGCGCTGGGACGAGCGCGCAGCGCTCGGCACGATCGTCGAGCGCGAGGTGCACCACACGCACCTGGTCCCGACCATGTTCGTGCGCCTGCTGCGACTGCCCGAGGCCGAACGGGGGGCCTTCCGGGCGCCGGCGCTGCACACGGTCCTGCACGGCGCGGCACCCGTCGCCCCCGCCGTGAAGCGGCGCATGATCGAGTGGTGGGGCCCGGTCCTCTACGAGTACTGGGGTGGTACCGAGGGCGGCGTCACCACCTTCGCCGACAGCGCCGGGTGGCTGGCGCACCCGGGCACCGTGGGCCGCGCCCTGCCCCATTTCGAGGTCTTCGCGGTGGACGCCGAGGGCCATCGCCTCCCCGCCGGCCGGGAGGGCCCGCTCTACGCCCGACACCGGACCACGACGGACCTCTTCGAGTACCACGGGGACCCCGCGAAGACCGCCGCCGCCTTCCTCGATCCGTACACCCATACGCTCGGCGACGTCGGGCGGGTCGATCCGGACGGCTGGGTCCACCTCACCGACCGCAGCGCGCACCTCATCATCTCGGGCGGCGTCAACATCTACCCCGCCGAGATCGAGGCCGTGCTGGTGGAGCATCCCGCCGTGCTCGACGTCGGCGTCTTCGGCGTCCCCGACGAGGAGTGGGGCGAGCAGGTGAAGGCCGCCGTCGAGCTGGCGCCTGGCCACGTCGCCTCGGAGGCGCTCGCTGCCGAGCTGATCGCCTTCGCGCGCACCCGCCTGGCCGCCTACAAGGCGCCGCGCTCGATCGACTTCGAGGACGCGCTGCCGCGCACCCCGGCCGGCAAGCTCTACGTGCGGCGGCTGCGCGATCGTTACTGGCAGGGGCGGGAGCGGCAGATCTAG
- a CDS encoding DUF4215 domain-containing protein has protein sequence MALVLGAVGGFVSAAEARVVSVRFQQPDATGVTAFRIYVRQAGGAYGAPAWQGLPAPSDGVYSAQVTVADTGTSYASGTAVNASGESALSNEIALAAPAPVCGNAALEPPEECDDGNTASGDGCSAGCTTERVPACGDAIVDPGEQCDDGNAAAGDGCRADCSVERCGDTRLDPAEQCDDGNTAPGDGCSATCTIERVPACGDGILDPGEACDDGNAAAGDGCRTSCTVEACGDAIRDPGEQCDDGNASAGDGCRLDCTAEACGDGRLDPGEQCDDGGTSAGDGCDAACRTEQAPACGDGVPDAGEECDDGNTTSGDGCDAQCRAEPTSSVLPLFVNVGGPDYTDPDGRTWLADAAFTDGGTPGSSSASISGTNADPMYRSRRYGTAGGPPLVFELPVGEEGLYYLRLHFAEVGSEVSSAGERVFDVQLEGSLRIEDVDVMELAGKRRALTRERTIWVSDGLLTVELLPQAGRPMLSGVELHRAEEAPAVVPSPAPPKIVGCGKHCR, from the coding sequence ATGGCGCTCGTCCTGGGCGCCGTGGGGGGCTTCGTGTCTGCAGCCGAGGCGCGCGTCGTGAGCGTGCGCTTCCAGCAGCCGGATGCGACCGGCGTGACGGCCTTCCGGATCTACGTGCGCCAGGCTGGCGGGGCCTACGGCGCGCCGGCGTGGCAGGGCCTGCCGGCCCCGAGCGACGGCGTCTACTCGGCGCAGGTCACCGTCGCCGACACCGGTACCTCGTACGCGAGCGGCACCGCGGTGAACGCCAGCGGCGAGAGCGCGCTCTCGAACGAGATCGCGCTGGCGGCGCCGGCGCCGGTGTGCGGCAACGCCGCCCTCGAGCCGCCCGAGGAGTGCGACGACGGCAACACCGCAAGCGGCGACGGCTGCAGCGCCGGCTGCACGACCGAGCGTGTCCCGGCCTGCGGCGACGCGATCGTCGACCCCGGTGAGCAGTGCGACGACGGCAACGCGGCGGCCGGCGACGGCTGCCGCGCCGACTGCAGCGTCGAGCGCTGCGGCGACACCCGCCTCGATCCGGCCGAGCAGTGCGACGACGGCAACACGGCGCCGGGCGACGGCTGCAGCGCCACCTGTACGATCGAGCGCGTGCCCGCCTGCGGGGACGGCATCCTCGACCCCGGCGAGGCCTGCGACGACGGCAACGCCGCGGCCGGCGACGGCTGCCGCACGAGCTGCACGGTCGAGGCCTGTGGCGACGCGATCCGCGACCCGGGCGAGCAGTGCGACGACGGCAACGCGAGCGCCGGCGACGGCTGCCGCCTGGACTGCACGGCCGAGGCCTGCGGCGACGGCCGGCTCGACCCGGGCGAGCAGTGCGACGACGGCGGCACCAGCGCGGGCGACGGCTGCGACGCCGCCTGCCGGACCGAGCAGGCTCCCGCCTGCGGCGACGGCGTCCCGGACGCCGGCGAGGAGTGCGACGACGGCAACACCACGAGCGGAGACGGCTGCGACGCGCAGTGCCGGGCCGAGCCCACGAGCTCCGTACTGCCGCTCTTCGTGAACGTGGGCGGACCCGACTACACCGATCCCGACGGCCGCACCTGGCTCGCCGACGCCGCCTTCACCGACGGCGGCACGCCCGGCTCGAGCTCGGCGTCGATCAGTGGAACGAATGCCGACCCCATGTACCGCAGCCGCCGCTACGGCACGGCCGGCGGTCCGCCGCTGGTGTTCGAGCTGCCCGTCGGGGAGGAAGGCCTCTACTACCTGCGGCTCCACTTCGCGGAGGTGGGGAGCGAGGTCTCGAGTGCGGGCGAGCGCGTCTTCGACGTGCAGCTCGAAGGCTCGCTGCGGATCGAGGACGTGGACGTGATGGAGCTCGCGGGCAAGCGCCGGGCGCTCACCCGCGAGCGCACGATCTGGGTCAGCGACGGGCTCCTCACCGTCGAGCTCCTGCCCCAGGCCGGCCGCCCGATGCTCTCCGGCGTCGAGCTGCACCGGGCCGAGGAGGCGCCCGCGGTCGTGCCCTCGCCGGCGCCGCCCAAGATCGTGGGCTGCGGCAAGCACTGCCGGTGA
- a CDS encoding aminotransferase class V-fold PLP-dependent enzyme → MTDLRRDLPEKGSDWETIRERLIGFGARDADWRRARTAVYVFHAGEDVLQVAKEAYALYQSENALGPLAFPSLAQMEREVVGTGLALLHAPAEACGSMTSGGTESILLAVKACREEARSRGVDTNGAEIVAPRSVHPAFDKAALYLGMRVVRVPVAADLRADVGAMAAAIGPRTLMLVGSAPCFPYGLVDPIAELSALALERGVWLHVDACVGGWFAPFARMNGVPVPDFDFALPGVRSISADLHKYGYAAKGASTIFHRSEEQWRHQVFQFDAWPAGGMTTPTMAGTRPGGAIASAWAVLHYLGVEGYREKARLVCATRAKLMGAIAAMEGLRTYGDPQLGLFTYGSDVLDPFAVWGQMTRRGWFTGLTTEPRAIHLMLSPAHARVADEYLADLAAALTAVRASGERSDASARYA, encoded by the coding sequence ATGACCGATCTGCGCCGCGACCTGCCCGAGAAGGGCTCCGACTGGGAGACGATCCGCGAGCGTCTGATCGGGTTCGGGGCCCGCGACGCCGACTGGCGGCGCGCGCGCACGGCGGTCTACGTGTTCCACGCCGGCGAGGACGTGCTGCAGGTCGCGAAGGAGGCCTACGCGCTCTACCAGAGCGAGAACGCGCTCGGCCCGCTGGCCTTCCCGAGCCTCGCGCAGATGGAGCGGGAGGTCGTCGGCACCGGCCTCGCGCTGCTCCACGCGCCGGCCGAGGCGTGCGGCAGCATGACCTCGGGCGGCACCGAGAGCATCCTGCTCGCGGTGAAGGCGTGCCGTGAGGAGGCGCGCAGCCGCGGCGTCGACACGAACGGGGCCGAGATCGTGGCGCCGCGCTCGGTGCACCCCGCCTTCGACAAGGCGGCGCTCTACCTCGGGATGCGCGTCGTGCGCGTGCCGGTGGCGGCGGACCTGCGCGCCGACGTGGGCGCGATGGCCGCGGCGATCGGCCCGCGCACCCTGATGCTGGTCGGCTCCGCGCCGTGCTTCCCCTACGGCCTGGTCGATCCGATCGCCGAGCTCTCGGCGCTCGCGCTCGAGCGCGGCGTCTGGCTCCACGTCGACGCCTGCGTGGGCGGCTGGTTCGCCCCCTTCGCGCGCATGAACGGCGTGCCCGTTCCCGATTTCGACTTCGCGCTCCCGGGCGTGCGCAGCATCTCCGCGGACCTCCACAAGTACGGCTACGCGGCGAAGGGCGCCTCCACGATCTTCCACCGCAGCGAGGAGCAATGGCGCCACCAGGTCTTCCAGTTCGACGCCTGGCCGGCGGGCGGCATGACCACCCCGACGATGGCGGGCACCCGCCCCGGCGGCGCGATCGCCTCGGCCTGGGCCGTGCTCCACTACCTCGGCGTCGAGGGCTACCGCGAGAAGGCGCGCCTGGTCTGCGCAACCCGCGCGAAGCTGATGGGAGCGATCGCGGCCATGGAGGGCCTGCGCACCTACGGCGACCCGCAGCTCGGACTCTTCACCTACGGCTCCGACGTGCTCGACCCGTTCGCCGTCTGGGGCCAGATGACCCGGCGCGGCTGGTTCACCGGGCTCACGACCGAGCCGCGCGCGATCCACCTGATGCTCTCCCCTGCCCACGCCCGCGTGGCCGACGAGTACCTGGCGGACCTCGCCGCAGCGCTCACCGCGGTGCGGGCGAGCGGCGAGCGCAGCGACGCCTCCGCGCGCTACGCCTGA
- a CDS encoding PEP-CTERM sorting domain-containing protein, with protein MTPTGTPGGFTNIGVNVGGSSLFGTRGLGCGPVASQCDLIAPIGEDALRITFSQPVEIDSLTIAAMEDADDVSWGYWNGASYQHAGNDTCAAFSFCGGNEAFNGPFGAPSTSWLLVAENTGATAFALRSVSFTAFPVPEPGTVGLVALGLAAAAARRRARA; from the coding sequence ATGACCCCGACCGGCACGCCCGGCGGCTTCACGAACATCGGCGTCAACGTGGGCGGAAGCTCGCTCTTCGGCACGCGCGGGCTCGGCTGCGGGCCGGTGGCGTCGCAGTGCGACCTGATCGCGCCGATCGGCGAGGACGCCTTGCGCATCACGTTCTCGCAGCCCGTGGAGATCGACTCGCTCACGATCGCGGCCATGGAGGACGCGGACGACGTGAGCTGGGGGTACTGGAACGGCGCGAGCTACCAGCACGCCGGCAACGACACCTGCGCGGCCTTCTCGTTCTGCGGCGGCAACGAGGCCTTCAACGGCCCGTTCGGCGCGCCCTCGACCTCCTGGCTGCTGGTGGCCGAGAACACCGGCGCCACGGCCTTCGCGCTGCGCAGCGTGAGCTTCACGGCCTTCCCGGTCCCCGAGCCGGGGACCGTCGGGCTCGTGGCGCTCGGGCTCGCGGCCGCCGCGGCCCGGAGGCGCGCGCGGGCCTGA
- a CDS encoding RNA-binding protein, which produces MSKKLYVGNIPFTTTEAELRELFEAHGEVASVSVITDRETGRPRGFAFVEMSDGDAADAAMRQLDGRNLGGRPLRVNEATSRPAGGGGGGGGRGYGGGGGGRGGYGGGGGGGRGGYGGGGGGGYGGGRDRDRY; this is translated from the coding sequence GTGAGCAAGAAGCTGTACGTTGGCAACATCCCGTTCACCACCACCGAGGCCGAGCTTCGCGAGTTGTTCGAAGCCCACGGCGAGGTCGCTTCCGTGAGCGTCATCACCGATCGCGAGACGGGCCGGCCCCGTGGCTTCGCGTTCGTGGAGATGTCGGACGGCGACGCCGCGGACGCGGCGATGCGCCAGCTCGACGGGCGCAACCTCGGCGGGCGGCCGCTTCGCGTGAACGAGGCGACCTCCCGTCCGGCCGGCGGTGGCGGCGGCGGCGGTGGCCGCGGCTACGGCGGCGGCGGCGGCGGCCGCGGCGGCTACGGCGGCGGCGGCGGCGGTGGCCGCGGCGGCTACGGCGGCGGCGGTGGCGGCGGCTACGGCGGCGGCCGGGATCGCGATCGCTACTAG
- a CDS encoding DUF748 domain-containing protein, whose translation MSAEPSRPAAGAGPPRRRWRRRLAIAAGVAVVLLLALRLALPTALERGAAWAGPRYLGLPIRIENVDLELLRGRVTIEGLAIGSRADAVLPERFVPAAAPAPPKAGAPEGGLAAATEAATAPETRPGAPAVAIGQPERSEPGEPLLRWDRVFADLDWGPLVSRTLSLAALEIDAPRVRLERMADGRIDPLSHARPTAASEPEPEEPAAPEAPGEPWRLSVEKLSLRNPDVRITDETSGDLLVELGLEELGLDRVGIRGTSLDLGGVGIRGPVLRVRRDFVLAEGPAAAPPATPAAEPAPAAEPAPAAEPTPAAEPAPAAEPAPAGSDGPGYRVERIAIERAQFVWITDAGPLDVALTLHAEGVSANEGERFPLHLVLEVEGGQLELDGQAGILPPAFDGKVAWQKLPFPPLLVASNPELARWLRSAHSAATLDVKASLAADGSEPPGVRLSGDVALDALAIADPKDEEVALGWRELAIAIREIRAPFPQEGAPPATTRVALERVRLVAPEVRYAPPTPALDALLGGGGSKPEAPADGPAEPGPPAAPVQEAEASGAAPVELDLAALELSEGRLRFEDRSGEQPLTASIDGLGVDATGIAVRTAGEARAVTVGKLAVKGQTLGFEDARGAGPRQGTVEGLTIELGGIEAAGGASPSVAVASFALDGKTLRFEDASVEPPYKGVFRDLVARAEGLRFPERVAQSLKVTGAAADGGRFELVGALDGDKGEAKFTLNRLALAPFNPYAESAAGYRLGGSASVKTTFRMRGQRYDAKNAITLHKLDVASRNPGDFEQRFGIPLDVALALLRDPGGNISLSVPVTVDEKGTSTGIGSIVAGALRQALVGALTSPLKLLGAVGSGVGGLLGGGGIEPVASAPGAAGPEEGQAGRYEGVVRLLAERPQLALRLRGRTGDADRPLVAQRILAERLEAGEGLPELPDGPGFLARRRIASALQARARGEEGALDPADEAQLERYAAAAPVPDERLAALARARAEAVREVAITEFGVAPERLEIGAPAPPGDPGVVLELAAGGG comes from the coding sequence ATGAGCGCCGAGCCGAGTCGACCCGCTGCCGGAGCCGGACCGCCGCGACGCCGCTGGCGCCGGCGGCTCGCGATCGCAGCGGGCGTCGCGGTGGTGCTCCTGCTCGCGCTCCGCCTCGCGCTCCCGACCGCGCTCGAGCGCGGCGCCGCCTGGGCGGGCCCGCGCTATCTCGGGCTTCCGATCCGGATCGAGAACGTCGATCTCGAGCTGCTGCGGGGTCGCGTGACGATCGAGGGCCTCGCGATCGGCAGCCGGGCGGACGCCGTGCTGCCGGAGCGCTTCGTGCCGGCGGCGGCGCCGGCGCCGCCGAAGGCCGGCGCGCCCGAGGGCGGGCTCGCGGCTGCGACCGAGGCAGCGACGGCCCCGGAGACAAGGCCCGGGGCGCCCGCCGTCGCGATCGGGCAGCCCGAGCGCTCCGAGCCCGGCGAGCCGTTGCTGCGCTGGGACCGGGTCTTCGCGGACCTCGACTGGGGGCCGCTCGTCTCGCGGACGCTCTCGCTCGCAGCGCTCGAGATCGACGCGCCGCGCGTGCGGCTCGAGCGGATGGCCGACGGCCGCATCGATCCCCTCTCGCACGCGCGGCCGACCGCTGCGTCCGAGCCGGAGCCGGAGGAGCCCGCTGCGCCGGAGGCGCCCGGCGAGCCGTGGCGGCTGTCCGTCGAGAAGCTCTCGTTGCGCAACCCCGACGTCCGCATCACCGACGAGACGAGCGGTGATCTGCTCGTCGAGCTCGGGCTCGAGGAGCTCGGCCTCGACCGGGTCGGCATCCGGGGCACGAGCCTCGACCTCGGCGGGGTCGGGATCCGCGGGCCGGTGCTGCGCGTGCGACGTGATTTCGTGTTGGCGGAGGGGCCCGCGGCGGCACCGCCGGCCACGCCGGCTGCCGAGCCCGCACCGGCTGCCGAGCCCGCACCGGCTGCCGAGCCCACGCCGGCTGCCGAGCCCGCACCGGCTGCCGAGCCCGCGCCGGCTGGCAGCGACGGCCCCGGCTACCGGGTCGAGCGGATCGCGATCGAGCGCGCGCAGTTCGTCTGGATCACCGATGCCGGCCCGCTCGACGTCGCCCTGACCCTGCACGCCGAGGGCGTGAGCGCGAACGAAGGCGAGCGCTTCCCGCTGCACCTCGTGCTCGAAGTCGAGGGCGGGCAGCTCGAGCTCGACGGGCAGGCCGGGATCCTGCCCCCCGCCTTCGACGGGAAGGTCGCCTGGCAGAAGCTCCCCTTCCCGCCGCTGCTGGTCGCGTCGAATCCAGAGCTCGCGCGCTGGCTGCGCTCGGCGCACTCCGCAGCGACGCTCGACGTGAAGGCGAGCCTCGCGGCGGACGGCAGCGAGCCGCCGGGGGTGCGGCTCTCCGGCGACGTGGCGCTCGACGCGCTCGCGATCGCCGACCCGAAGGACGAGGAGGTGGCGCTCGGCTGGCGGGAGCTCGCCATCGCGATCCGGGAGATCCGCGCGCCGTTCCCGCAGGAGGGCGCGCCGCCCGCGACCACGCGCGTGGCGCTCGAGCGCGTGCGGCTCGTCGCGCCCGAGGTGCGCTATGCGCCGCCCACGCCGGCGCTCGACGCCCTGCTCGGCGGGGGCGGGTCGAAGCCGGAGGCGCCGGCGGACGGGCCCGCGGAGCCGGGGCCTCCGGCCGCGCCGGTGCAGGAGGCCGAGGCGTCCGGGGCGGCGCCCGTCGAGCTCGACCTCGCTGCCCTCGAGCTCAGCGAGGGCCGCCTGCGCTTCGAAGATCGCAGCGGCGAACAGCCGCTCACGGCCTCGATCGACGGGCTCGGGGTCGACGCGACCGGGATCGCGGTCCGCACGGCGGGCGAGGCGCGGGCGGTCACCGTCGGGAAGCTCGCGGTGAAGGGCCAGACCCTCGGCTTCGAGGACGCGCGTGGTGCCGGCCCGCGCCAGGGCACCGTCGAGGGCCTCACGATCGAGCTCGGCGGCATCGAGGCCGCGGGCGGCGCGAGCCCTTCGGTCGCGGTCGCGTCGTTCGCGCTCGACGGCAAGACGCTCCGTTTCGAGGACGCCAGCGTCGAGCCGCCCTACAAGGGCGTGTTCCGCGATCTCGTCGCGCGCGCCGAGGGACTGCGCTTCCCGGAGCGCGTGGCGCAGAGCCTGAAGGTGACGGGTGCAGCGGCGGACGGCGGGCGCTTCGAGCTGGTCGGAGCGCTCGATGGAGACAAGGGCGAGGCGAAGTTCACCCTGAACCGGCTCGCGCTCGCGCCCTTCAACCCGTACGCGGAGAGTGCCGCGGGCTATCGGCTGGGCGGGAGCGCGTCCGTGAAGACGACCTTCCGCATGCGCGGCCAGCGCTACGACGCGAAGAACGCGATCACGCTGCACAAGCTCGACGTCGCGAGCCGGAATCCCGGGGACTTCGAGCAGCGCTTCGGGATCCCCCTCGACGTGGCGCTCGCCCTGCTGCGGGATCCCGGCGGCAACATCTCGCTCTCGGTCCCGGTCACCGTGGACGAGAAGGGCACGAGCACGGGGATCGGCTCGATCGTGGCCGGTGCGCTGCGCCAGGCGCTGGTGGGCGCGCTCACCTCGCCGCTCAAGCTGCTCGGCGCGGTCGGCTCCGGGGTCGGCGGGCTCCTGGGCGGCGGCGGCATCGAGCCGGTGGCGAGCGCGCCGGGTGCCGCCGGGCCCGAGGAGGGCCAGGCCGGGCGCTACGAGGGCGTCGTGCGGCTGCTCGCCGAGCGCCCGCAGCTCGCGTTGCGCCTGCGCGGCCGCACCGGCGATGCCGACCGGCCGCTGGTGGCGCAGCGCATCCTCGCCGAGCGACTCGAGGCGGGCGAGGGCCTGCCGGAGCTGCCCGACGGGCCGGGCTTCCTCGCGCGGCGGCGCATCGCGAGCGCCCTCCAGGCTCGCGCACGCGGCGAGGAGGGCGCGCTCGACCCCGCGGACGAGGCCCAGCTCGAGCGCTACGCCGCCGCGGCACCGGTCCCCGACGAGCGGCTCGCCGCGCTGGCCCGCGCGCGCGCCGAGGCCGTGCGCGAGGTTGCGATCACGGAGTTCGGCGTGGCCCCCGAGCGGCTCGAGATCGGTGCCCCGGCGCCTCCCGGCGATCCCGGCGTGGTGCTGGAGCTGGCGGCGGGCGGCGGCTGA